The segment CCTTCCGCACAAAGGGGGGTGACGCACTACACCCGCCGTTCCGAACTGGAGGAAAGTGATCTTAATACCATTCTTTCCAGCAGGGATTATCGCTGTGACGCCGTCTATACCATAGCCATCACGGTGGTTGATGGATCACCCTTTCCACTGCAACAGTTGGCATCTGCACTGAAACGGCCTGTTTTTACTCTCTATTTGGGGCGCAAGTCATGTCCACTGTCCTTACCTCTGCATCCGCAGACCGTCAAAGCTGAAACGTTGAAAGAGGCCCTGTTAACTATGCCGATACCTGACGAACTAACGATAATTATTCCGAGAGGTGATGTTAATGTTTTCTGGGAAAATGAAATGATAAGCGGTGTTGAACTACAACAGATCATAACCCGGCGTGACGAGCCGCGTTCTCGGAGACGTTGGCAGTTTGCGGACCGTCGTGAAAACCGCGGCGCTCTGCGAAAGGAGGAGAAAGAATGTTCTTCAGCATGATCAAACTACGACAAGGAATTTATCCTCATGATATTAGTCACTTGGCACGACAAAGTGGTTACCAGACCCATCAGCGTATCTGGAATCTTTTTTCCGATACCCCCGATAGAAAGAGAGATTTCATCTATCGTCACGAAACCTCAGACGGTTGGCCAACTTTTTATACGGTCTCACATCGTAAACCCATGAATCTGCATGGAATATGGGAAATAGCGCTGAAAAAATACAATCCCATTCTGCGCCCCGGCCAGCGTCTCGGTTTTGCATTGCGCGCCAATCCAATCCGTTCCCGCCGGGACGAAAACGCAAAACAAAAGCGTCATGATGTGGTCATGGAAGAAAAACTTAAATTAAAGAGAGAAGGGAAAAAACTTGAGTTACCCGACATTGTTCAGAAACAGGGTCTAGGATGGCTGCAGGAGCGGGCAGAGTCTTATGGATTCAGTATTTCGGCTAACAATGTAAGAGTTGATGGCTACCAGCAGCATAAACTTT is part of the Deltaproteobacteria bacterium genome and harbors:
- the cas5e gene encoding type I-E CRISPR-associated protein Cas5/CasD; its protein translation is MSEYLLFRLYGPLAAWGDIAVGEYRPSFAHPSKSAIIGLLAAALGIRRDEEEKQKLLAESCKFAVRVDSTGVLLRDYHTTQVPSAQRGVTHYTRRSELEESDLNTILSSRDYRCDAVYTIAITVVDGSPFPLQQLASALKRPVFTLYLGRKSCPLSLPLHPQTVKAETLKEALLTMPIPDELTIIIPRGDVNVFWENEMISGVELQQIITRRDEPRSRRRWQFADRRENRGALRKEEKECSSA
- the cas6e gene encoding type I-E CRISPR-associated protein Cas6/Cse3/CasE; translated protein: MFFSMIKLRQGIYPHDISHLARQSGYQTHQRIWNLFSDTPDRKRDFIYRHETSDGWPTFYTVSHRKPMNLHGIWEIALKKYNPILRPGQRLGFALRANPIRSRRDENAKQKRHDVVMEEKLKLKREGKKLELPDIVQKQGLGWLQERAESYGFSISANNVRVDGYQQHKLFKRNNIPIMFSTLDFNGILTVTEPDVFITKCLYTGFGPAKGFGCGLMLVRRI